CTATTTTGTTTGTAACGGCAGACGGCAAGACAAAAGCGATCGTCACGCTCGACGACCGGAAGCAGGTCGAACTGACCATCGAACATGACGCCCCGTTTTATGGCATGTCCTCTTTTGCCGATGTGCGCATCGGGCTGCAGGATATCAAGAAAATTCTCATTACCGGGCGGAAGCGGGTAGGCGAGTGATCATGAGCAAGCTGTTGTACATCAATACCTTCGGCTGTCAGATGAATGTATACGATTCCGAAAGGATCGAGGGCAGCCTGAAAAAGCTGGGCTACACGGTTACGTCGCTGTTGGAATCGGCAGATCTGGTAATTGCCAACACGTGTGCCATCCGGGCGAAAGCCGAGCAAAAGGCATTCAGCTTTCTCGGCCGGCTGGCGAAGATCAAACGGAAAAAGCCCGAGCTGATCGTCGGGGTTGGCGGCTGTGTCGCTCAGCAGCAGGGGCGCGAGATACTGAGGCGGATGCCGCATGTCGATCTCGTTTTCGGAACCCATGCGCTCGGGCGGCTGTCTTCGGCCGTACAAAAGATTGAAAAAAATCGCTGCCGGATCGTGGACATAGACATGTCTGAAACCGTTGCCGACGAAAAGGCGGCGCCTGCCGGCCTGCCGGCGGAGGGCATAGCGAAATTTGTCACCATCATGCAGGGCTGCGACAACTATTGCTCCTACTGCGTCGTCCCCCATGTGCGAGGGCGGGAAGCCAGCAGGCACCCGGATGATATCCTCAATGAAATAAAAATGTTGGTCGATGGCGGCGTCAAAGAGGTGACCCTTCTTGGCCAGAATGTAAACAGCTATGGCATCAAGGAGGGGCTCTGTTCCTTTGCAGGACTGCTGTCGATGATCAACCGTGTGAACGGGCTGTCCAGAATACGCTTCACCACCTCCCACCCCAAAGATCTTTCGGATGACCTGATCGAGGCCTTCGGCGATCTGGAAAAACTCTGCCGCCACATCCATCTGCCCGTTCAATCCGGGTCGAACCGTGTGTTGAAGCGCATGAACCGTAAATACACCCGGGAAGCCTACATGCAAAAGGTGCGGCGTTTACGCGCGCGGTGCCCGCAGATCGCCATCACCTCCGATATCATTGTGGGCTTCCCCGGCGAGACGACGACCGATGCCGAAGACACCCTGGACCTGATGCGGCGGGTGCGGTTTGACAGTCTGTTCGCTTTCAACTATTCCGACAGGCCTTCGGCTCCTTCGCGGAAATTTTCCGGCAAGGTTGCCGCACACGAAAAAAATGAAAGACTGCAGCGGGTTCTCGCCGCCCAAGCCGTTATCACGGCGGATATCCATGCCGGCATGGTGGGAAAAACGGAACCGGTTCTGATAGAGGGCTACAGCAAGCTTCAGGAGACGGAAAAAGGGAAGCCGACGGGGGAGGGGCGGCAATGGTCGGGGCGTACGAGCTGCAATAAAATCGTTAACTTCGATATTGACGGGCCGGGCAGGACGACCGGGGACGTCATCGGGAGGACGGTGCCGATAAAAATAGAAAAAGCGCTTTCTCATTCGCTATGGGGAACATGGTGCCGCGATGCGGACACCGGGCCGACGACGAAAGGAGAAAACTGTTATGCTGCATAAGGTGAGTGTGGCCGGTCTGACCATGGACCCGGCATCGAATACGCCGATCATCATCCTGAAAACGGACGAAAGCGAACAGACGATACCCATATGGATAGGGCTTCTGGAGGCCACGTCGATTGCATCGGCACTTCAGGACATAAAATTCGATCGTCCGATGACCCACGACCTGTTCAAGAATTTGAGTGAGCGTTTGAATATCGTCGTTACGCGTGTCGAAGTCTGCGACTTGAAGGAAAACACCTTTTACGCCCGCATCTATTTCTCCTCGGAAGAAGGGGGTTTTGACATGGACGCCAGGCCGAGCGATGCCATCGCCATTGCCTTGCGCTTTGATTCGCCGATTTTCGTGGACGACAGGGTCGTGCAGAAAAGCAAGGCGGGGGAGGGCCCTCCTGAGGTCTTCGACAAAAGCGAAGAGGGGCGAAAGTGGGCTGAATATTTAGAAAAACTGAACCCAGAGGATTTCGGAAAATATAAGGTTTAATAACTGAAGCGTGGAGGGCGTCGCGTCGAGGGAGACGACGCTCGAAGTTGAAAATCGCCTTTTTTGACCCCTTGGACCTGTTTCCCGGACGGCTAACAGCCGAACACACCATTTTCGTAAATTACCTTGCTTGCCCCTCCTTTCAAACGGGCCGTCACCCGTTTTTTTTCGGTATTTACCAGGTCCCAATGCAGGGCGGAATCGTTGAAACCGAGGCTTGCTTTTATTTTTTTTGTCAGCCGGGACTTGTCGCCGCTGTAGGTGTCGGAGTAGGAAGACCCCAGGGCGATGTGGCAGTTGCCGTCCTTTCCGCCGTAATTTTCGTCGAAAAGGGTGTTGGCCATAAACCGGTCGATTTTAGAAAACCGCCTGTCGGTGAGAGAAAATTCCCCGATTCTGCAGGCACCCGCGTCCAGGGCCAGTTGCTTGCGCAAAAAAGACTCCCCTCGACCGGCCTCCACCTTCACCGCCTTGCCTTTGGCAAAAGAAAGCCTGGCCCCCTCAACCAGATTTCCGTTCCTGTAGGAAGGTTGATCCGCATAATAGGTGCCGCTGGTGCCTCTCCAGTCCGGAGAGATGAAAATTTCGAAGCTGGGGATGTTGTGACCGGAGATGCCGATCCACCGGCGCCTGTCGCCCGGCGTTACAATGAGGTCCACGTGTGACGACTCGATGTGGAGATGCTCGATGTCCAGGCTGTTGAGCCATTTCTTAATGCCGGCGGCCTTTTTGTATATCTCTTTCCAGGACGCTACCGGTTTTGTTTTGTTCAAAAAGCAGGCTTTGACCACCTGCCGGCTATAGGCGTCCAGGGAGAGGTCGGCGTGCCGGGCCAGCTCTTCGGTCGGGAGCGTGCAGAGCGTCCAGCTGAAATCGCCTTTCTCTTCCCTTTTGTCCAGGATGTCGCGCACGAATTTGCGGGCGACGGCGGCCTTGCCCAATTTTTTAGGGTCGATGTGGCTCAAATGGGTAATGGATTCCGGGGCGTGCAGATAGACACTGCCGTTTAAAGCGTTAAAAAACGGACGTTCGCCCGGGGGTGAAAAGACCAGTTGTTTGCCATTGGCTTTTTCATAAAAGTCGCATTCCATGCGGGGGGTGCTGTTCATGCGCAGCACGACATGCATGCCCATGTCCAAAAGCTTGGCCTGGAGTATTTCCGCCAAGCCAAGGGCCGCAAGGTCAAACCTGACCAAGAACAGGTTGCCGCGTTTGATTGTGTTTGTTCGGGAGGTCTTGAGTCCCCATATCAGTATGTCGGCATAACGATCGAGTTGTTTTTCCGTAAGCATTGTATGTTCCCCCACACTTATTAAAATTTGCGGCGGCGCAGCCGCGTTGCGTAAAAGTTGCTCCGCAGCGTTTACTCTTTCAGGAAAAGCGCATGATACTGAGGCTCTGTAAGGTGCCTTTTCAGAAGCCTGGTAATCAGGTTGAACACCTCTTCCAGTTCATCATCGGTCATTTTTTCCTTCAATGCTTCCATCAGACGGTCGTCCGAAAATTTTTGGAGATAATACACCAGTGTATCTTCATCGGTTTCACGGTTAAAGCCGAAACCGACGAAGCCCTGATATTCCTCCACGAATTGGTGCGAGTGCAGGGCCATCTATGTCTCCTTTCACATAATTTTGGATCTTCCGAGGGGCGCGTAATTTTACATTTATAAAAGGATTCGAGTGAAAGGGAAATGAGCTCATAGCTATCGGGTCATAGCACATGGCACGCTACCAGCTATGAGCTATTAGCTGTTTTCCACTCGGCCTCAGGATGCTATTTTACCTGTCCCCCCGGCCGTATAGCATTTTTTTAAAGATAACGCATGAAAATTATAACCGTTTGCAATGGAAACAGGTTTTCAATATAATCTATCTCGATTTATTCCAGTATGTAAGACTTGGTGGGTCAGAGCCATTGGTCCCTTATGTGATTAAATGACAGCAAAACACACACATTCAAGTGATCTTTATCTTTCGCTTTTTAAGGTGCTGTGATCTTAAAAAAAAGCCATCCGCTATTGCTCATGCAGACAGCCACCGTTGGATACATAAAGACAAAAAGCGGCATCCGCCTCCGCTGGGGAGAATGGAAAACCCGTGTTCCGCACAGGAAGGGGACGGTGGTGGTTCTATCCGGGCGCCGCGAGTATCTGGAAAAATATGACGAAAGCGCACATGACCTGACATCAAGAGGATATGATGTATTCGGTTTTGACTGGCGCGGGCAGGGGTTGTCTTCCAGGATGTTGAAAAATCCGCGTAAGGGATTCGTCCATTCGTATGACGACTATTTGTCCGATCTGACACGTTTCATGGAATCGGTGGCACTGCCGAGAGGAGAGCCGCCGTTTGTTCTGATGGCGCATTCCATGGGAGCCCACATCGGGTTGCGGTACCTGCACGACCATTCAAAACCGTTTCAGAGGGCCGTCTTGACCTCGCCCCTGATAGACATCGCCGTGCCGGGCCCGTTCAGGAAGATAATGCGACTTTATGCCGCTGCGGCGGTGGCAATGAGGATGGGTGAGAGGTATGTGCCGGGCACGGGTGGCGACGATGCAGGGACGCAGCAATTCAAAAACAACCGGCTGACGAGTGATTTGATGCGCTTTGAAACGGTGGCCGGCCAGTTGGAGCGGAACCCGGCGCTTGTTGTGGGCGGCGTGACCTTTCAGTGGCTCAAGGCGACCCTTGATTCCATCGGCATCGTCGGCAGCCCCGGATTCGCTGAAAAGGTGACTGTGCCCGTGTTGATGGTGACGGCTGGAAGAGACACCGTCGTTTGCAGGGAAGCCCAGGATGCGATCTGTAAAAGGCTCCCCAGATGCAGTCTGGTTCGAATCGAAGGCGCCAGGCACGAAATTCCGATCGAGGCGAACTGTTTTCGCGACCGGTTATGGGAGGCATTCGACCGTTTCATGGGAGAATAAACCCTGGAGAAAAAAATCACCGCCACGATCGGTCAACCCCGTATTTGGGATTATCGATCCGTAAAATTTCGTGTTTATACGTGCCGAAACGCAAAAAATTACAATAGGTGTTGATTTTTTC
The Deltaproteobacteria bacterium DNA segment above includes these coding regions:
- a CDS encoding cytoplasmic protein, coding for MALHSHQFVEEYQGFVGFGFNRETDEDTLVYYLQKFSDDRLMEALKEKMTDDELEEVFNLITRLLKRHLTEPQYHALFLKE
- a CDS encoding alpha/beta hydrolase, producing the protein MILKKSHPLLLMQTATVGYIKTKSGIRLRWGEWKTRVPHRKGTVVVLSGRREYLEKYDESAHDLTSRGYDVFGFDWRGQGLSSRMLKNPRKGFVHSYDDYLSDLTRFMESVALPRGEPPFVLMAHSMGAHIGLRYLHDHSKPFQRAVLTSPLIDIAVPGPFRKIMRLYAAAAVAMRMGERYVPGTGGDDAGTQQFKNNRLTSDLMRFETVAGQLERNPALVVGGVTFQWLKATLDSIGIVGSPGFAEKVTVPVLMVTAGRDTVVCREAQDAICKRLPRCSLVRIEGARHEIPIEANCFRDRLWEAFDRFMGE
- a CDS encoding bifunctional nuclease family protein encodes the protein MLHKVSVAGLTMDPASNTPIIILKTDESEQTIPIWIGLLEATSIASALQDIKFDRPMTHDLFKNLSERLNIVVTRVEVCDLKENTFYARIYFSSEEGGFDMDARPSDAIAIALRFDSPIFVDDRVVQKSKAGEGPPEVFDKSEEGRKWAEYLEKLNPEDFGKYKV
- a CDS encoding aminopeptidase, with the protein product MLTEKQLDRYADILIWGLKTSRTNTIKRGNLFLVRFDLAALGLAEILQAKLLDMGMHVVLRMNSTPRMECDFYEKANGKQLVFSPPGERPFFNALNGSVYLHAPESITHLSHIDPKKLGKAAVARKFVRDILDKREEKGDFSWTLCTLPTEELARHADLSLDAYSRQVVKACFLNKTKPVASWKEIYKKAAGIKKWLNSLDIEHLHIESSHVDLIVTPGDRRRWIGISGHNIPSFEIFISPDWRGTSGTYYADQPSYRNGNLVEGARLSFAKGKAVKVEAGRGESFLRKQLALDAGACRIGEFSLTDRRFSKIDRFMANTLFDENYGGKDGNCHIALGSSYSDTYSGDKSRLTKKIKASLGFNDSALHWDLVNTEKKRVTARLKGGASKVIYENGVFGC
- the miaB gene encoding tRNA (N6-isopentenyl adenosine(37)-C2)-methylthiotransferase MiaB, encoding MSKLLYINTFGCQMNVYDSERIEGSLKKLGYTVTSLLESADLVIANTCAIRAKAEQKAFSFLGRLAKIKRKKPELIVGVGGCVAQQQGREILRRMPHVDLVFGTHALGRLSSAVQKIEKNRCRIVDIDMSETVADEKAAPAGLPAEGIAKFVTIMQGCDNYCSYCVVPHVRGREASRHPDDILNEIKMLVDGGVKEVTLLGQNVNSYGIKEGLCSFAGLLSMINRVNGLSRIRFTTSHPKDLSDDLIEAFGDLEKLCRHIHLPVQSGSNRVLKRMNRKYTREAYMQKVRRLRARCPQIAITSDIIVGFPGETTTDAEDTLDLMRRVRFDSLFAFNYSDRPSAPSRKFSGKVAAHEKNERLQRVLAAQAVITADIHAGMVGKTEPVLIEGYSKLQETEKGKPTGEGRQWSGRTSCNKIVNFDIDGPGRTTGDVIGRTVPIKIEKALSHSLWGTWCRDADTGPTTKGENCYAA